The Rhea pennata isolate bPtePen1 chromosome 7, bPtePen1.pri, whole genome shotgun sequence genome contains a region encoding:
- the FHIP2A gene encoding FHF complex subunit HOOK interacting protein 2A: MFSKFTSILQHAVEALAPSLPLQEDFVYHWKAITHYYIETSDDKAPVTDTNIPSHLEQMLDILVQEENERESGETGPCMEYLLHHKILETLYTLGKADCPPGMKQQVLAFYTKLLGRIQQPLLPHINVHRPVQKLIRLCGEVLATPTENEEIQFLCIVCAKLKQDPYLVNFFLENKLKAMASKGSASVITEDMLKGQDSLTTDTGQPIKTEEIPTAAGAEQMDKEDDLPEQADDLSFSLDELNVTSSFDSSTISPNQDYNLVNSLLNLTKSPDGRIAVKACEGLMLLVSLPEPAAAKCLTQSTCLCELLTDRLATLYKALPQSLDPLDIETVEAINWGLDSYSHKEDASAFPGKRALISFLSWFDYCDQLIKEAQKTAAVAMAKAVRDRFFVDVMEPQLMQTSEIGILTSTALLHRIVRQVTSDVLLQEMVYFILGEHREPETLTDINRHPLRHRLIEHCDHISDEISIMTLRMFEHLLQKPNEHILYNLVLRNLEERNYMEYKPLCQEDKDVVENGQIAGAVDLEEDPLFTDLSPDNTLSAQEWLSASPPVSPEHQKNDGKTEVHKIVNSFLCLVPDEAKSSYHVEGTGYDTYLRDAHRQFRDYCAICLRWEWPGSPRSLEKCNLEASFFEGHFLKVLFERMGRILDQPYDVNLQVTSVLSKLSLFPHPHIHEYLLDPYVNLASGCRSLFSVIVRVVGDLMVRIQRIPDFTPKLLLVRKRLLGLEPEGPIIDHMTLLEGVIVLEEFCKELAAIAFVKYHASSTP, encoded by the exons cTTGCGCCTTCCCTCCCATTACAAGAAGATTTTGTTTACCACTGGAAAGCGATCACCCACTACTACATAGAGActtcag ATGACAAAGCTCCTGTGACTGACACCAACATTCCTTCTCACCTGGAACAGATGTTGGATATTCTagttcaagaagaaaatgagagggAATCAGGTGAAACAGGGCCATGTATGGAATATTTACTACATCACAAGATTTTGGAGACACTCTACACACTCGGGAAAGCTGAT tgtcCTCCAGGAATGAAACAGCAAGTTTTGGCTTTTTATACAAAACTTCTAGGAAGAATACAGCAACCTCTGCTTCCCCATATAAATGTGCATAGGCCGGTGCAG AAGTTAATCAGGCTATGTGGTGAAGTTCTGGCAACAccaacagaaaatgaagaaattcagtttctctGTATAGTATGTGCAAAGCTGAAACAGGATCCATACCTGGTCAACTTCTTCCTTGAG aataaGTTAAAAGCAATGGCTTCCAAAGGATCTGCAAGTGTAATCACCGAAGACATGCTAAAAGGCCAAGATTCTTTGACAACAGATACAGGACAGCCcattaaaactgaagaaatacctactgctgctggagcagagcaaaTGGACAAAGAAGATGACCTCCCTGAACAGGCAGATGATCTGTCTTTCAGTTTGGATGAACTAAATGTCACATCATCATTTGATTCCTCAACCATTTCTCCGAATCAAGACTATAATTTAGTGAATTCTCTGCTAAATCTCACTAAAAGTCCa GATGGCCGGATAGCAGTGAAGGCTTGTGAAGGCCTCATGCTCTTGGTGAGTTTGCCAGAGCCAGCAGCTGCCAAGTGCCTGACTCAAAGCACTTGTTTATGTGAGTTACTGACAGACAGGCTGGCCACCCTCTACAAAGCCCTGCCTCAGTCACTGGATCCTTTAGACATTGAAACAGTGGAGGCAATTAACTGGGG TTTGGATTCCTATAGTCACAAAGAAGATGCATCTGCTTTTCCAGGGAAAAGAGCcctgatttcatttctttcatggTTTGACTACTGTGATCAACTCATCAAAGAAGCACAAAAG actgcTGCTGTTGCTATGGCAAAAGCTGTGCGGGATCGATTTTTTGTTGATGTTATGGAACCCCAGCTGATGCAAAC GTCAGAGATTGGAATCCTCACATCAACTGCACTATTGCATCGCATTGTTCGTCAAGTGACTTCAGATGTCCTGCTGCAGGAAATGGTTTATTTTATACTTGGAGAACACAGAGAACCAGAAACTTTGACAGACATCAACAGACATCCATTGCGACACAGGTTAATTGAGCACTGTGATCATATTTCTGATGAG ATCAGTATAATGACCTTACGAATGTTTGAGCACCTTTTGCAAAAACCCAATGAACACATTCTTTATAATTTGGTTTTGAgaaatttagaagaaagaaactaTATGGAATACAAGCCACTCTGTCAAGAAGATAAAGATGTGGTAGAGAATGGACAGATCGCAGGAGCAGt AGACCTAGAGGAAGATCCATTATTTACTGATCTGTCTCCAGATAACACATTGTCAGCTCAAGAGTGGCTCAGTGCTTCTCCACCTGTCAGTCCAGAACATcaaaaaaatgatggaaagaCTGAAGTTCATAAAATTGTAAATAG TTTTCTCTGTCTTGTACCTGATGAGGCTAAGTCATCATATCACGTGGAGGGTACAGGTTATGATACTTACCTCAGAGATGCCCACAGACAA TTCCGGGATTATTGTGCCATCTGCTTACGATGGGAGTGGCCTGGATCTCCCAGATCTTTGGAAAAGTGCAATTTAGAAGCATCGTTTTTTGAAGGACACTTCTTGAAAGTCCTGTTTGAAAGAATGGGCAGGATTCTTgatcag ccctATGATGTGAATTTACAAGTTACATCAGTGTTGTCCAAACTCTCCTTGTTTCCTCATCCTCATATACATGAATACCTTTTGGATCCTTATGTAAACCTAGCCTCTGGCTGTAGGTCTCTCTTCTCTGTTATTGTCAGG GTTGTTGGAGACCTCATGGTTAGAATCCAACGCATCCCAGATTTCACTCCCAAACTTCTGCTGGTCAGAAAACGCCTGCTAGGCTTAGAGCCTGAAGGGCCCAT TATTGACCACATGACGTTGCTAGAGGGCGTGATTGTGCTGGAAGAATTCTGCAAAGAGTTGGCGGCGATTGCATTTGTGAAGTACCATGCCTCATCTACACCATAA